One Roseomonas gilardii subsp. gilardii genomic region harbors:
- a CDS encoding ATP-dependent helicase: MSDSRDVTPMAGGGLRDLPEPDYLSKLNPEQRAAVETVDGPLLVLAGAGTGKTRVLTTRFAHILMTRRAFPNQVLAVTFTNKAAREMRERVSHILGRPAEGLWLGTFHALCARMLRRHAEYVRLTSSFTILDTDDQLRLLKQVMEAAGGIDQKRWPAQGLMAVIQRWKDRGLTPERVTPAEDSDFANGRARQIYEAYQSRLRDLNTVDFGDLLLHMTEILRTQPEVLAQYHRSFRYILVDEYQDTNTVQYLWLRLLAQGHRNICCVGDDDQSIYSWRGAEVENILRFEKDFPGAQIVRLESNYRSTKPILAAAAGLIAKNEGRLGKTLRPGRNDAEGEKVRVVSLWDSEEEARMVGERIEQAQRDGISAGEMAILVRAGFQTRAFEERLIVLGVPYRVVGGLKFYERAEVRDAMAYMRILHQPSDDLAFERIVNTPRRGVGDSGLQHMHVAAREQGIPLAVAAEQLARTDAFRPRPRAALRELFDGFSRWREMLAREGHVVTVATMLDESGYTEMWKQDKSAEAPGRLENLKELLRAIGEFESLAGFLDHVALVTENDENAPEAKVSLMTLHAAKGLEFDLVFLPGWEEGLFPHQRALDEGGTKGLEEERRLAYVGITRARKMAVISHAANRRIYNNWSAAIPSRFLDELPREAVEVEGSSAMQRQRMATAPSVFAHGPISAGRPRIMEAKLSEKGAWEVQARPARKDAMTVGTRVFHQKFGYGRVTRVEDDRLDVDFEKTGSKRVLDRFVERA; encoded by the coding sequence ATGAGCGACAGCCGCGACGTGACGCCCATGGCGGGTGGCGGGCTGCGGGACCTGCCGGAGCCCGACTACCTCAGCAAGCTGAACCCGGAGCAGCGGGCGGCGGTGGAGACGGTGGACGGGCCGCTGCTGGTGCTGGCCGGGGCGGGGACGGGCAAGACGCGGGTGCTGACCACGCGCTTCGCCCATATCCTGATGACGCGCCGGGCCTTCCCGAACCAGGTCCTGGCCGTGACCTTCACCAACAAGGCGGCGCGGGAGATGCGGGAGCGCGTCTCCCATATCCTGGGCCGCCCGGCGGAGGGGCTCTGGCTCGGCACCTTCCACGCGCTCTGCGCCCGGATGCTGCGGCGGCACGCGGAATATGTCCGGCTGACCTCCTCCTTCACCATCCTGGACACGGACGACCAGCTCCGCCTGCTGAAGCAGGTGATGGAGGCGGCGGGCGGCATCGACCAGAAGCGCTGGCCGGCCCAGGGGCTCATGGCGGTGATCCAGCGCTGGAAGGATCGCGGCCTGACGCCGGAGCGGGTGACGCCGGCGGAGGACAGCGACTTCGCCAATGGCCGCGCGCGGCAGATCTACGAAGCCTACCAGTCCCGCCTGCGCGACCTGAACACGGTCGATTTCGGCGACCTGCTGCTGCACATGACGGAGATCCTGCGCACCCAGCCCGAGGTGCTGGCGCAGTACCACCGCAGCTTCCGCTATATCCTGGTGGACGAGTACCAGGACACCAACACGGTGCAGTATCTCTGGCTGCGCCTGCTGGCGCAGGGGCACCGGAACATCTGCTGCGTGGGCGACGACGACCAGTCGATCTACTCATGGAGAGGCGCGGAGGTGGAGAATATCCTGCGCTTCGAGAAGGATTTCCCCGGCGCGCAGATCGTGCGGCTGGAGAGTAACTACCGCTCCACGAAGCCGATCCTGGCCGCCGCCGCCGGGCTGATCGCGAAGAACGAGGGCCGGCTCGGCAAGACGCTCCGCCCCGGACGCAACGATGCGGAGGGCGAGAAGGTCCGCGTCGTCTCGCTCTGGGACTCCGAGGAGGAGGCCCGCATGGTGGGCGAGCGGATCGAGCAGGCACAGCGCGACGGGATCAGCGCGGGCGAGATGGCGATCCTGGTGCGCGCCGGCTTCCAGACGCGCGCCTTCGAGGAACGGCTGATCGTGCTCGGCGTGCCCTATCGCGTGGTGGGCGGGCTGAAGTTCTACGAACGGGCCGAGGTGCGCGACGCCATGGCCTATATGCGCATCCTGCACCAGCCGAGCGATGACCTGGCCTTCGAGCGTATCGTGAACACGCCACGGCGCGGCGTCGGCGACAGCGGGCTCCAGCACATGCATGTGGCGGCGCGCGAGCAGGGCATCCCGCTCGCCGTGGCGGCGGAGCAACTGGCGCGCACCGATGCCTTCCGCCCCAGGCCGCGCGCGGCGCTGCGCGAGCTGTTCGACGGGTTCAGCCGCTGGCGGGAGATGCTGGCGCGCGAGGGGCATGTGGTGACGGTGGCCACCATGCTCGACGAGAGCGGCTACACGGAGATGTGGAAGCAGGACAAGTCGGCCGAGGCGCCGGGCCGGCTGGAGAACCTGAAGGAACTGCTGCGCGCGATCGGCGAGTTCGAGAGCCTCGCGGGCTTCCTCGACCATGTGGCGCTGGTGACCGAGAATGACGAGAACGCCCCGGAGGCCAAGGTCTCCCTGATGACGCTGCACGCGGCGAAGGGGCTGGAATTCGACCTCGTCTTCCTGCCGGGCTGGGAGGAGGGGCTGTTCCCGCACCAGCGTGCCCTGGACGAGGGCGGGACCAAGGGGCTGGAGGAGGAGCGGCGCCTCGCCTATGTCGGCATCACCCGGGCGCGGAAGATGGCGGTGATCAGCCATGCGGCGAACCGGCGCATCTACAACAACTGGTCGGCCGCCATCCCGTCGCGCTTCCTGGACGAGCTGCCGCGCGAGGCGGTGGAGGTCGAGGGCTCCTCGGCGATGCAGCGGCAGCGCATGGCGACGGCGCCCAGCGTCTTCGCGCATGGTCCCATCAGCGCCGGACGGCCACGGATCATGGAGGCCAAGCTTTCCGAGAAAGGCGCCTGGGAGGTGCAGGCGCGACCGGCGCGCAAGGATGCCATGACCGTCGGCACCCGCGTCTTCCACCAGAAATTCGGCTACGGACGCGTGACCCGGGTGGAGGATGACCGCCTGGACGTGGATTTCGAGAAGACCGGCAGCAAGCGCGTGCTGGACCGTTTCGTGGAGCGCGCCTGA
- a CDS encoding MlaA family lipoprotein: MRSFRLLAITLVLGMSACATRPDPSDPEAVAEFEQTNDPIEPFNRAMFDVHQGIDKYALRPAALGYRAVLPQPVRDGIHNAIGNLKSPVIFINDVAQGEVGRARDTLTRFMLNSTVGLGGLFDVAASLGLPAHDADFGITAGKAGIGEGPYLFIPLVGPSNPRDLTGYGAGIAANPFTYLTFGNDGLNYAYDYGVPVLGGLDTRERLIDTIDAVNRTSLDPYATYRSGYRQQRNAQIASTGAAPAPGPANPAAASTGIGVGTRVPGAAPSLDKTRPAQPSRLPAN; this comes from the coding sequence ATGCGTTCCTTCCGCCTTCTGGCCATCACGCTGGTTCTGGGCATGAGCGCCTGCGCCACGCGCCCCGATCCGTCCGACCCGGAGGCGGTCGCGGAGTTCGAGCAGACCAACGATCCGATCGAACCCTTCAACCGCGCCATGTTCGATGTGCATCAGGGTATCGACAAATACGCCCTGCGCCCCGCCGCCCTGGGCTACCGCGCCGTGCTGCCGCAGCCGGTGCGCGACGGCATCCACAACGCCATCGGCAACCTCAAATCGCCGGTCATCTTCATCAATGACGTGGCCCAGGGCGAGGTCGGCCGCGCCCGCGACACGCTGACGCGCTTCATGCTGAACAGCACGGTTGGACTGGGCGGCCTCTTCGACGTGGCGGCCAGCCTCGGCCTGCCCGCGCATGACGCGGACTTCGGCATCACCGCTGGCAAGGCGGGAATCGGCGAGGGACCCTATCTCTTCATTCCGCTGGTGGGCCCCAGCAACCCGCGCGACCTGACCGGCTATGGCGCCGGCATCGCCGCCAACCCCTTCACCTATCTCACCTTCGGCAATGATGGGCTGAACTACGCCTATGACTATGGCGTGCCGGTGCTGGGCGGGCTCGATACGCGCGAAAGGCTGATCGACACCATCGACGCGGTCAACCGCACCAGCCTCGATCCCTACGCGACCTACCGCTCCGGCTACCGCCAGCAGCGCAACGCGCAGATCGCCAGCACCGGCGCCGCCCCGGCCCCCGGCCCCGCCAACCCGGCCGCCGCCAGCACGGGCATCGGCGTCGGCACCCGCGTCCCCGGCGCCGCGCCCAGCCTGGACAAGACGAGGCCGGCCCAGCCTTCCCGCCTGCCCGCGAACTGA
- a CDS encoding aminopeptidase P family protein, translating to MSAVTGETASPVAPPAARLEALRRNLAGLGVEGFVVPRSDEYLGEYVPSSAERLAWLTGFTGSAGLAIVLPERAAVFTDGRYTTQVAAQTDPALWERRHITEEPAVDWLREHAKGRRIGYDPRLMPESAVEKLAASGADLVPLDSNPLDAAWSDRPAPPMARALPQAAEHAGQSAEEKREAAAAALRAAGEDAAILADAHSTAWLLNIRGGDLEHTPLALSQGVLRADGTVDLFIAPAKLDEALRAHLGNAVALRAPEEWPQALKALAGKRVRVDPDLTPAWFAMRLREAGASVVAGEDPVRLPRARKNMVEQAGARAAHARDALALARFLCWFAREAPRGGQTEITAARKLLEFRRALPLFRAESFPAISGAGPNGAIVHYRVTPETDRAIGRDECYLIDSGAQFLDGTTDVTRTLWSGPGEAPPELRERYTRVLRGHIALATLTFPKGVAGPHLDAIARRPLWDAGLDYDHGTGHGVGSFLSVHEGPVAFSRAARPVPIEEGMILSDEPGFYLPGAYGIRIENLLLTRSAGQGLSGRPWLGFETLTLAPYERRLILPALLTPAEREWVDVYHARVASEVAPGLEHEVAAWLRRACAPL from the coding sequence GTGAGCGCTGTCACGGGTGAAACGGCATCCCCGGTAGCCCCTCCGGCAGCCAGGCTGGAGGCCCTGCGCCGGAATCTGGCCGGCCTCGGGGTGGAGGGTTTCGTGGTGCCGCGCTCGGACGAGTATCTGGGCGAATACGTGCCAAGCTCGGCGGAACGCCTGGCCTGGCTCACCGGCTTCACGGGCAGCGCCGGGCTGGCCATCGTCCTGCCCGAACGGGCGGCGGTCTTCACCGACGGGCGCTACACCACCCAGGTGGCGGCGCAAACCGACCCGGCCCTCTGGGAACGGCGGCACATCACCGAGGAGCCGGCGGTGGACTGGCTGCGGGAGCATGCGAAGGGCCGCCGCATCGGCTACGACCCCCGGCTGATGCCGGAATCAGCGGTGGAGAAGCTGGCGGCCTCCGGTGCCGATCTGGTGCCGCTGGACAGCAATCCCCTGGATGCCGCCTGGAGCGACCGGCCCGCGCCGCCCATGGCGCGCGCCCTGCCGCAGGCGGCGGAACATGCCGGGCAGAGCGCGGAGGAGAAGCGCGAGGCGGCCGCCGCGGCGCTGCGGGCGGCGGGCGAGGATGCGGCGATCCTGGCCGATGCGCACAGCACCGCCTGGCTGCTCAACATCCGGGGCGGGGATCTGGAGCACACGCCGCTGGCGCTGTCCCAGGGCGTGCTGCGGGCGGATGGGACGGTGGACCTGTTCATCGCCCCGGCCAAGCTGGACGAGGCGCTGCGGGCGCATCTGGGCAATGCCGTGGCACTGCGCGCGCCGGAGGAATGGCCGCAGGCGCTGAAGGCCCTGGCGGGCAAGCGGGTGCGGGTCGATCCGGACCTGACGCCGGCCTGGTTCGCCATGCGGCTGCGTGAGGCCGGGGCGAGCGTGGTGGCGGGGGAGGACCCGGTGCGCCTGCCCCGTGCGCGCAAGAACATGGTGGAACAGGCAGGTGCGCGGGCGGCCCATGCGCGGGATGCGCTGGCGCTGGCGCGCTTCCTCTGCTGGTTCGCCCGGGAGGCGCCGCGGGGCGGGCAGACCGAGATCACGGCGGCCAGGAAGCTGCTGGAATTCCGCCGGGCGCTGCCGCTGTTCCGGGCGGAATCCTTCCCCGCCATCTCCGGCGCCGGGCCGAACGGGGCGATCGTGCATTACCGGGTGACGCCGGAAACGGACCGGGCGATCGGGCGGGACGAATGCTACCTGATCGACAGCGGGGCGCAGTTCCTCGACGGCACCACGGATGTGACCCGCACCCTGTGGAGCGGGCCGGGCGAGGCGCCCCCGGAGCTGCGGGAACGCTACACGCGGGTGCTGCGCGGCCACATCGCCCTGGCCACGCTGACCTTCCCCAAGGGCGTGGCCGGGCCGCACCTGGATGCCATCGCGCGGCGGCCGCTCTGGGATGCGGGGCTCGACTACGACCACGGCACGGGGCACGGGGTGGGGTCCTTCCTGTCCGTGCATGAGGGGCCGGTGGCCTTTTCCCGGGCGGCGAGGCCGGTGCCGATCGAGGAGGGGATGATCCTGTCCGACGAGCCGGGCTTCTACCTGCCCGGGGCCTATGGCATCCGCATCGAGAACCTGCTGCTGACGCGCTCCGCGGGGCAGGGGCTCTCCGGGCGGCCCTGGCTGGGCTTCGAGACGCTAACCCTGGCGCCCTATGAGCGCCGGCTGATCCTGCCGGCCCTGCTGACGCCGGCGGAGCGGGAGTGGGTGGATGTCTATCATGCCCGCGTGGCGTCGGAGGTGGCGCCGGGCCTGGAGCACGAGGTGGCGGCCTGGCTGCGAAGGGCCTGCGCGCCGCTCTGA
- the metF gene encoding methylenetetrahydrofolate reductase [NAD(P)H], which produces MNHVATPGAGASGASPGLEPGVNPLGRWLTGPRFGALPAPAALPAPALSFEFFPPRTEALENQLWACIRRLEPLAPRFVSVTYGAGGTTQARTHATVSRIVRETALTPAAHLTCVGASRGEVDEVARQYWDAGVRHIVALRGDPPAGASDYVPHPQGYAYAADLVEGLRRIAPFEISVAAYPETHPAAASADADLDNLKRKIDAGATRAITQYFFDSETFLRFIDRALAAGISVPIVPGIMPVSNFNQMRNFSARIGASVPDWMGALFEGLDDDIETRRMVAAVVAAEQVRLLQANGVDEFHFYTLNRPDLTYAIAHILGARPAEPAGPASESGPAEEAKAEAAERQAAGSAQD; this is translated from the coding sequence ATGAACCATGTCGCGACCCCCGGCGCCGGCGCCTCCGGTGCCAGCCCCGGCCTTGAACCAGGCGTCAATCCGCTGGGACGCTGGCTGACCGGGCCGCGTTTCGGCGCGCTGCCCGCCCCGGCCGCGCTGCCCGCCCCGGCCCTGTCCTTCGAGTTCTTTCCGCCGCGGACCGAGGCGCTGGAGAACCAGCTCTGGGCCTGCATCCGGCGGCTGGAGCCGCTGGCGCCCCGATTCGTGTCCGTGACCTATGGCGCGGGCGGCACCACCCAGGCGCGGACCCATGCCACCGTGTCGCGGATCGTGCGGGAGACCGCGCTGACCCCGGCGGCGCACCTGACCTGCGTCGGTGCCTCGCGCGGCGAGGTGGACGAGGTGGCGCGGCAGTACTGGGATGCCGGGGTGCGGCATATCGTGGCGCTGCGCGGCGACCCGCCGGCCGGGGCCTCCGACTACGTGCCGCATCCGCAGGGCTATGCCTATGCGGCGGATCTGGTGGAGGGACTGCGGCGGATCGCGCCCTTCGAGATCTCGGTGGCGGCCTATCCGGAGACGCATCCGGCGGCGGCCTCGGCCGATGCCGACCTGGACAACCTGAAGCGCAAGATCGATGCGGGTGCGACCCGGGCGATCACCCAGTACTTCTTCGACAGCGAGACCTTCCTGCGCTTCATCGACCGGGCGCTGGCGGCGGGCATCTCCGTGCCGATCGTGCCGGGCATCATGCCGGTCTCGAACTTCAATCAGATGCGCAACTTCTCCGCCCGGATCGGCGCCTCGGTGCCGGACTGGATGGGGGCTCTGTTCGAGGGGCTGGACGACGACATCGAGACCCGCCGCATGGTGGCGGCGGTGGTGGCGGCGGAGCAGGTGCGGCTGCTCCAGGCCAATGGCGTGGACGAGTTCCACTTCTACACGCTGAACCGGCCGGACCTGACCTATGCCATCGCCCATATCCTGGGCGCGCGCCCGGCGGAGCCGGCCGGGCCGGCCAGCGAATCCGGCCCCGCCGAGGAAGCGAAGGCCGAGGCCGCGGAGCGGCAGGCCGCCGGTTCCGCCCAGGACTGA
- a CDS encoding 50S ribosomal protein L11 methyltransferase, producing MSSETAIQQKPGHWPTQGNTRWAIPLETLVLTGIPDEAVPYYEAALESLCRTVGYFREPPLEETWRLEGVWEQNGDEAALSAALALAAAVSGFDAGEPERYPTEAEGWLARTVEAFPEQELGRRFIIRPTHLPNPREWRRLVLRLDAGLAFGSGEHESTRGCLLAFEAVAYRRPRRILDLGTGSGILGMAAAKLLHRKVLATDIEPWSVRVAAENGVMNGLRGLFRAELADGWRDPVVRNGRYDLVFANILARPLCAMARDLATHLRPGGTAILAGLLGTQVRMVLAAHRRCGLVLERRIDLGQWSTLVLRKR from the coding sequence ATGAGCAGCGAGACCGCCATCCAGCAGAAGCCCGGCCACTGGCCGACCCAGGGCAACACGCGCTGGGCCATTCCGCTGGAAACGCTGGTGCTGACCGGCATCCCGGACGAGGCGGTGCCCTATTACGAGGCGGCGCTGGAAAGCCTCTGCCGCACCGTCGGCTATTTCCGCGAGCCACCGCTGGAGGAGACCTGGCGGCTGGAAGGCGTCTGGGAGCAGAACGGCGACGAGGCGGCGTTGAGCGCGGCGCTGGCCCTGGCGGCGGCGGTCTCGGGCTTCGATGCCGGGGAGCCGGAGCGCTATCCGACCGAGGCGGAGGGCTGGCTGGCCCGCACCGTGGAGGCCTTTCCGGAGCAGGAGCTGGGCCGGCGCTTCATCATCCGCCCGACGCATCTGCCAAACCCGCGGGAATGGCGGCGCCTGGTGCTGCGGCTGGATGCCGGGCTGGCCTTCGGTTCCGGCGAGCACGAATCCACTCGCGGCTGCCTGCTGGCCTTCGAGGCCGTGGCCTATCGCAGGCCGCGCCGCATCCTGGACCTGGGCACGGGTTCGGGCATCCTGGGCATGGCGGCGGCGAAGCTGCTGCACCGGAAGGTGCTGGCCACGGATATCGAGCCCTGGTCGGTGCGGGTGGCGGCCGAGAACGGGGTGATGAACGGGCTGCGCGGGCTGTTCCGGGCGGAGCTGGCGGATGGCTGGCGCGATCCGGTGGTGCGGAACGGGCGCTACGACCTCGTCTTCGCCAATATCCTGGCGCGCCCGCTCTGCGCCATGGCGCGCGATCTCGCCACGCATCTGCGCCCCGGCGGCACCGCGATCCTGGCCGGTCTGCTCGGCACCCAGGTGCGGATGGTGCTGGCGGCGCATCGCCGCTGCGGGCTGGTGCTGGAACGGCGGATCGACCTCGGACAGTGGTCCACCCTGGTCCTGCGGAAGCGTTGA
- a CDS encoding GNAT family N-acetyltransferase, giving the protein MFHSSDSLRLSRLVRTPRLLLLPVGWENLPELTALKADERVFGIMLHGVRSPERTREEMEDDIDFWTVRGYGTWCVHRQEDEAFLGITGLMERPDGRGVALRFALWPECRGQGYAREAAGAALAFGHRAGLERIIAVARETNESSRAVLGSIGMTQADSFLHKGHRMMVYESRRKDGGVAA; this is encoded by the coding sequence ATGTTCCATTCCTCCGATTCCCTGCGGCTGTCCCGGCTGGTCCGGACGCCGCGCCTCCTGCTGCTGCCTGTCGGCTGGGAGAACCTGCCCGAACTGACCGCCCTGAAGGCGGATGAACGGGTCTTCGGCATCATGCTGCACGGGGTGCGAAGCCCGGAACGCACGCGGGAGGAGATGGAGGACGACATCGACTTCTGGACGGTGCGCGGCTACGGCACCTGGTGCGTCCACCGGCAGGAGGACGAGGCCTTCCTCGGCATCACCGGGCTGATGGAGCGCCCGGACGGGCGCGGCGTGGCACTGCGCTTCGCGCTCTGGCCGGAATGCCGGGGGCAGGGCTATGCGCGGGAGGCTGCCGGCGCCGCCCTGGCCTTCGGGCACCGGGCGGGGCTGGAGCGGATCATCGCCGTGGCGCGGGAGACCAATGAAAGCTCCCGCGCCGTGCTGGGCAGCATCGGCATGACCCAGGCGGACAGCTTCCTGCACAAGGGCCACCGGATGATGGTCTATGAGAGCCGCCGGAAGGACGGAGGCGTGGCTGCCTGA
- a CDS encoding pentapeptide repeat-containing protein yields the protein MRPALPILLALLLLAVAAPARAACNDLPAPGVDWRRCLLDGRDLPEAELTGAVLRDASFSRANMVGAVLRGVDGQQARFGSALLSQADLGGANLRRADFTRAMLDGAKLNGADLRGARLFRADLSGADLTGAVLDGADLSSARLDGARWTDGTRICGAGSMGRCQ from the coding sequence GTGCGCCCCGCCCTTCCGATCCTCCTCGCCCTGCTCCTCCTGGCCGTCGCGGCGCCCGCCCGCGCCGCCTGCAACGACCTGCCCGCCCCCGGGGTGGACTGGCGGCGCTGCCTGCTGGACGGGCGGGACCTGCCGGAGGCCGAACTGACGGGGGCGGTGCTGCGCGATGCCAGCTTCTCCCGCGCCAACATGGTGGGGGCGGTGCTGCGGGGGGTCGACGGGCAGCAGGCCCGCTTCGGCTCCGCCCTGCTGAGCCAGGCGGATCTGGGCGGCGCCAACCTGCGCCGGGCTGACTTCACGCGGGCGATGCTGGACGGGGCGAAGCTGAACGGGGCAGACCTGCGGGGCGCCCGGCTCTTCCGGGCCGATCTGAGCGGCGCGGACCTGACGGGCGCGGTGCTGGACGGGGCCGACCTGTCCTCCGCCCGGCTGGACGGGGCGCGCTGGACGGATGGCACGCGAATCTGCGGGGCCGGATCGATGGGACGCTGCCAATGA
- a CDS encoding DUF1127 domain-containing protein, which translates to MNTRINQTEAALMMPMPANAQAERVQALRQQALQQSDSGIGRWFRSLTLRLSEGLQRRRAMAELQELTDRELADIGLTRADIPHLFDRMAQQEKVAARAPVSRPANDFGGKRAAA; encoded by the coding sequence ATGAATACCCGGATCAACCAGACCGAAGCCGCCCTGATGATGCCGATGCCCGCCAATGCCCAGGCCGAGCGCGTCCAGGCCCTGCGCCAGCAGGCCCTGCAGCAGAGCGACAGCGGGATCGGCCGCTGGTTCCGCAGCCTGACCCTGCGTCTCTCCGAGGGCCTGCAGCGCCGCCGCGCGATGGCCGAGCTGCAGGAGCTGACGGATCGCGAGCTGGCCGATATCGGCCTGACCCGCGCCGACATCCCGCACCTGTTCGACCGTATGGCGCAGCAGGAGAAGGTGGCCGCCCGCGCCCCGGTGTCGCGTCCGGCCAACGACTTCGGCGGCAAGCGCGCCGCGGCCTGA
- a CDS encoding MlaC/ttg2D family ABC transporter substrate-binding protein, translated as MTRRPLLLAALALPAALALRHPALAQSVDPGRATAFIQSTGQELVAAINANAPVAQRRQQVAGILRRAVDIQGVGRFILGRWWRQASPAEQQEYMRLFEETLIRNLSSRFGEYQGVRFSLGRAQQRTEDDVLVNTIIERPSTAPFTLDWRVSDVGGQPKIVDVIAEGASLRLTQRSEYSSVISRNGGRVAALLDAMKQQIAQLQAQEGR; from the coding sequence ATGACCCGACGCCCGCTCCTCCTGGCCGCCCTGGCCCTGCCCGCGGCACTGGCCCTCCGCCATCCGGCGCTGGCCCAGTCCGTGGACCCGGGCCGCGCCACCGCCTTCATCCAGAGCACCGGGCAGGAGCTGGTGGCCGCGATCAACGCCAATGCCCCGGTGGCCCAGCGCCGCCAGCAGGTGGCGGGCATCCTGCGCCGCGCCGTGGACATCCAGGGCGTCGGCCGCTTCATCCTGGGCCGCTGGTGGCGTCAGGCCAGCCCGGCGGAGCAGCAGGAATACATGCGCCTTTTCGAGGAGACGCTGATCCGCAACCTGTCGTCCCGCTTCGGCGAATACCAGGGCGTCCGCTTCTCGCTGGGCCGCGCGCAGCAGCGCACGGAGGACGACGTGCTGGTGAACACCATCATCGAGCGCCCCAGCACCGCCCCCTTCACGCTCGACTGGCGGGTGAGCGATGTCGGCGGACAGCCGAAGATCGTGGACGTGATCGCGGAGGGCGCCTCGCTGCGCCTGACCCAGCGTTCCGAGTATTCCTCTGTGATCAGCCGCAACGGCGGCCGGGTCGCCGCCCTGCTGGATGCCATGAAGCAGCAGATCGCCCAGCTCCAGGCCCAGGAAGGGCGCTGA
- a CDS encoding phosphoribosylaminoimidazolesuccinocarboxamide synthase has protein sequence MDLTELAARAQQTLRDATIPELPNHYRGKVRDNYDLPDGKRIIIATDRISAFDRILAAIPFKGQVLTQTARYWFEATRDICPNHVIEYPDPNVVVGRKLSILPVEVVVRGYLAGTTGTSILTLYKKGQRRMYGHVLPDGMRDNQKLPEPIITPTSKAFDGGHDEPLTAGDIVARGLLSKSQWETLSEYALKLFARGQELARERGLILADTKYEFGTDTDGNIVLADEIHTPDSSRYWLLGSYRTLFGKGEKPESFDKDFVRNWVVARCDPYKDEIPEIPQEVILETAAVYIRAFEMITGQRFQLPPAGEDVLARVRRNLAGYFPK, from the coding sequence ATGGACCTCACAGAACTCGCCGCGCGCGCGCAGCAGACCCTCCGCGACGCGACCATTCCGGAACTGCCGAACCACTATCGCGGCAAGGTGCGGGACAATTACGACCTGCCGGACGGCAAGCGCATCATCATCGCGACGGACCGGATCAGCGCCTTCGACCGCATCCTGGCCGCCATCCCCTTCAAGGGGCAGGTGCTGACGCAGACGGCGCGCTACTGGTTCGAGGCGACGCGCGACATCTGCCCGAACCATGTCATCGAATACCCCGACCCGAACGTGGTGGTGGGGCGGAAGCTCTCCATCCTGCCGGTGGAGGTGGTGGTGCGCGGCTATCTCGCCGGCACGACAGGCACCTCGATCCTGACCCTCTACAAGAAGGGCCAGCGGCGGATGTACGGGCATGTCCTGCCCGACGGGATGCGCGACAACCAGAAGCTGCCCGAGCCGATCATCACGCCCACCAGCAAGGCCTTCGACGGCGGGCATGACGAGCCGCTGACGGCGGGGGACATCGTGGCGCGCGGGCTGCTGTCGAAGAGCCAGTGGGAGACGCTGAGCGAGTACGCGCTGAAGCTCTTCGCCCGCGGGCAGGAACTGGCGCGGGAGCGTGGGCTGATCCTGGCGGACACGAAATACGAGTTCGGCACGGACACGGACGGCAACATCGTGCTGGCGGACGAGATCCACACGCCGGACAGCAGCCGCTACTGGCTGCTCGGCTCCTACCGGACGCTGTTCGGCAAGGGGGAGAAGCCGGAAAGCTTCGACAAGGATTTCGTGCGCAACTGGGTGGTGGCGCGCTGCGACCCCTACAAGGACGAGATCCCGGAGATCCCGCAGGAGGTGATCCTGGAGACCGCTGCCGTCTATATCCGGGCCTTCGAGATGATCACCGGGCAGCGCTTCCAGCTCCCGCCCGCGGGCGAGGACGTGCTGGCGCGGGTGCGGCGGAACCTGGCGGGGTACTTCCCGAAATAG